Part of the Caulifigura coniformis genome, GCCGGCGACGAGAAACTGGTCGCCCGAAACCGGACCGGCCGCGGTGGTGACCGAGTGGACTCGCCCGCCGCGGGCTTCGAAGCCGGTCACCTTCCGGTTCGTCGTGAGGCGCACGCCACGTTTCCGGCAGGCGGCTTCGAGCGCATGCATGTGCCACGGATTGCGGACCTGGGTGCCATCCGGAAGGAGGAACCCTGCGCCGAGGCCTTCGGCGACCATCGGCTCCAACTCACGAATGCGCTGTTCCGACAGGGCCTCGGCTTTGACGCCGTTGACGATCCACTCCCGCATTTCAGCGTCGACCGACTGGCCGGGCTTCAGGATCTGGATTTCGGGGCAGGGCTCGAAGCCGTTGTCGACGCCCGATTCCTCTTTCAGTTCACGGGAGATGACAGGCCACATCTCGGTGGCGCGGCGAAGCAGGGGGACCAGCGGGTCGTTCGGATCGCCGCGATGCCCGGGAGGAAGCAAGCCGGCGCCTGCCCATGAGGCTTCCTGGCCCAGTTCCGACTGATCGATGACTTCGACCGTTCTTCCTGCCTTCGCGAGTTCCCAGGCGGTGGTCAGCCCCATCACGCCGCCGCCGATAATCACCACATCTGACATCAGGATTCAGGATTCGTGCAGGATCAGGGATCAGGTGAGGTTCATGCTGAGGAGGAACTCGTCGTTCGTCTTGGTGCGCTTCATGCGGTTGACGAGCAGTTCCATGGCTTCGACGGGGTTCATGTCGTTGAGCACGCGGCGGAGGATCCAGACCCGCTTGAGCTCTTCCTCGCTCATGAGCAGCTCTTCGCGGCGCGTGCCGGAGCGATTGACGTCGATGGCGGGCCAGATGCGTTTTTCGACCATGCGGCGGTCGAGGTGAAGCTCGGTGTTTCCGGTCCCTTTGAACTCTTCGAAAATCACCTCGTCCATCTTCGAGCCGGTGTCGATGAGGGCCGTCGCGATGATCGTGAGGCTGCCTCCCTCTTCGACGCAGCGCGCGGCGCCGAAGAAGCGCTTGGGATGCTGCAGGGCATTGGCGTCGACGCCGCCGGAGAGGATTTTTCCGGAGTGGGGGACTTCGGTGTTCCAGGCGCGGGCGAGACGGGTGATCGAGTCGAGGAAAATCACGACATCGACGCCGAACTCCACCATCCGCTTGGCCTTCTCGATGACCATTTCGGCCACCTGGATGTGCCGGCTGGGCGGTTCATCGAACGTGCTGGAGATGACTTCGCAGTTGGGCCCTTTGACCTGACGCTCCATGTCGGTCACTTCTTCGGGCCGCTCATCGATCAGCAGCACGATGACGTAGGCGTCGGGATGATTTTCCAGCACGGCTTTCGCCAGCCGCTGCAGGAGGACCGTTTTGCCGGCGCGGGGGGGAGAGACGATCAGTCCGCGCTGGCCCATGCCAATGGGCGTGACGAGGTCCATGACGCGCGTGCTGAGTTCATCCGGCGTCGTCGCGAGCTTCAGCCGCTTCTGCGGATGGAGCGGGGTGAGGTCGTCGAACGGGACGCGCGTCGACTGGACGTTCGGGTCGTGGCCGTTGATCGCTTCGACGCGGAGGAGCGCGAAATAGCGTTCGTTCTCCTTGGGAGGCCGGATCGCGCCGGCAACGGTGGCTCCGTTCTTCAGGCCGAAGCGCCGGATCTGGCTGGGGGAGACGTAGATGTCGTCGGGGCAGGGGAGGTAGTGGTAATCGGGGCTTCTGAGGAAGCCGAAGCCGTCCGGGAGGATTTCGAGCGTGCCCTCGCCGAACATCAGACCGTGCATCTTCGTCCGCTCTTTCAGGATGCGGAAGATGAGGTCCTGTTTCTTCAGCCCGGCGTATTCGGAGATGTTCTCACGCTGGGCGAGGTCGAGAAGCTCCTTCATCGTCAGCCGCTGAAGGGCCGCGATGTGGATGTCGCCCTTTTTGACTTCTTCGTATTTCAGATCGGCCTGGGCGAGGAACTCGGGGTATTCCTCTTCGTCCTCGTCAGCATTCGCAGGACGTCCGTCGACGGCGCCGGCTGACGCTGCGCCTGTGGACGTGCGTTTGATGGGCGGATCGGATGGATCGAATCCACCATCGCTCCGGAGAGGGCGCGGCGACGCGGGCTTGATGGGACGTGCCATGGCAACAGTCTGCGCGAACGCGCAAGGGGGGAGGTGCAGGACGCGGAGGGAGGATGTGTCGAACCGGCAACCAGATGTCGCCGGGGGGATGTGATGATCGGTTGCGAACTCCTATTTCGCGGCCGAGGCGACCAGGCGCTGGATATATTCGTACATCTGACTCCCTGAGTTGTCGAGGGTCCGGCCGTTGTCGACGATGAAATCGGCCTCAGCCCGCTTGCGTTCGATGGGCCACTGACTGGCCTCCCTTCGGCTCAGCTCCTCACTGTTCCAGCCACGGGCGTGGACCCGCTGGAGGCGGATCTCGCGAGGGACTTCGATGAAGACGACGGCGTCGCAACGATGCTTCCAGCCGGCTTCCAGGAGGAGGGGGGCATCCAGCAGAACAGCCGTAATTGTTTCCCCGTCGTCGAATTCGGCCAGCTGCTGCTCGCGGAGGCGTTCGATGGCGGGGTGAACGATCTGTTCGAGACGCAGGCGGGCGGCCTGCTGTTCGGCAGATGGCCCGAAGACCCGGGCGGCCAGGGCAGGGCGGCTCACCAGGCCATCAGGGCCGAGGATGTCGGGGCCGAATTCAGCCTGGAGCTGGTCGCGGACGTCCGGCAGGGCGAGTGCTCGATGGCCGTCGCGGTCGGCATCGATGACGCGGATCGACGGGTCGCGCTCGGCCACCCAGCGGCAGACCGCTGATTTTCCGGATCCGATTCCCCCAACGACGCCGACGATAATCATAGTTTGGTGTGCAGTGGCCAGTGGCGGAGGGAGGAAAATGGCGGAGTCTGGGAGGTGGCTGGACTCTTCTGGACTCGGTTTTGTCATCCTGCAACAATTGCCGAACGGACAGGATTCCCGTCTCTGCAACTGCCACGGATCGGCACGATGTACAAACTGCTGCTTTCGAGCCGGTATCTTCGCACACGGTTCATTGCGCTCGCCAGCATTGTCAGTGTGATGCTTGGCGTCGCCACGATGATCGTGGTGAACAGCGTGATGACGGGCTTCAGCATGCAGATGCGTGAGCGGATTCACGGTATTCTCGCGGACGTGATGATCGAGACGCAGAGCGCCGACGGCGAAGATCATCCCGAACACTACATCCGGGCGATCGAAGACGCCGCAGGGCAGTACATCGAGGCGATCACGCCGACCGTCGAGGTGTACGGCATGATGACCTTTCATTTCATGGGGATGCCTTTCAACCGGCCGGTCACGCTGATCGGAATTGATCCGCACGGGAAGGATCTCGTCAGTCCGCTGAAGGAATACCTCCGCAGCCGCCAGACACGGCATGAAGGAGAGACTCTGGTCGGCCCGGAACGCCCGGTCGATGAGCCGCTGGACTGGTCACTGTCGGAGCCGGCACGGAAGTATCGGGAAAACTGGGCTCCCTACGAGCGCAACCGCCAGGAAATGGCTGCGATGGAAGGGGAGCTGGCCGCGCCGAACGTCGTGATGGCCTCGGCCGATTCGAATTCGTCGACGGCCGTCGAGCCGGCCGATGTTTCACCGTTTGGCCCCGTGGACGGGATGGTCGATCCGTTCGGGGAGTCGTCGGGGACGTCGCCCGATTCCACGGCCCCGCAGCCGGCCCGGCTGTTTGTCGGGGAAGGCCTGTTTTCGTTCCTCGAGACGGGCGAAGACGGCAAGCCGGTCCAGAAGTTCGTCGTCCTGCCAGGTGAGGACGTGAGCATTACCACCGTCAAGCAGGGCAAGCCTGAGCCGGTCAGCTTCAAGGCAACGGTGGTCGACCTCTTCAAAAGCGGGATGAGCGAATACGACTCGACGCTCGTGTTCTGCAGCCTGGAGCATCTCCAGAAGTTCCGCGGGATGATGTCGCCGCCGGAAAAGCCAGGCGCGGGTGCGACTCAGCCGCAGATTGAAAAATGGATGGCCGCGATGAACGGCTGGCAGAGCAACGAGAACCTCGACTGGCGGAACGGGAAGTTCACGACGCTGCAGATCAAGCTGAAGGACCCGCGGACTGCGGGAACCGTCGTGGACCTTCTCCGGAGGTGCCGCGACCTCGAATTCCATCGGTTCCA contains:
- the thiO gene encoding glycine oxidase ThiO, which gives rise to MSDVVIIGGGVMGLTTAWELAKAGRTVEVIDQSELGQEASWAGAGLLPPGHRGDPNDPLVPLLRRATEMWPVISRELKEESGVDNGFEPCPEIQILKPGQSVDAEMREWIVNGVKAEALSEQRIRELEPMVAEGLGAGFLLPDGTQVRNPWHMHALEAACRKRGVRLTTNRKVTGFEARGGRVHSVTTAAGPVSGDQFLVAGGAWSGEILKSVGIPLEIEPVRGQMVLFRTPKRQLRHTVEIGKQYVVPRSDGRVLAGSTEEWVGFVKENTEQGVRGLIEFAHRLVPSLKQAEVEKTWAGFRPHARRGQPYLGAAPGYDNLFIAAGHFRAGLHLSPVTARLMKQRMTGESTELPLDAFAIG
- the rho gene encoding transcription termination factor Rho, yielding MARPIKPASPRPLRSDGGFDPSDPPIKRTSTGAASAGAVDGRPANADEDEEEYPEFLAQADLKYEEVKKGDIHIAALQRLTMKELLDLAQRENISEYAGLKKQDLIFRILKERTKMHGLMFGEGTLEILPDGFGFLRSPDYHYLPCPDDIYVSPSQIRRFGLKNGATVAGAIRPPKENERYFALLRVEAINGHDPNVQSTRVPFDDLTPLHPQKRLKLATTPDELSTRVMDLVTPIGMGQRGLIVSPPRAGKTVLLQRLAKAVLENHPDAYVIVLLIDERPEEVTDMERQVKGPNCEVISSTFDEPPSRHIQVAEMVIEKAKRMVEFGVDVVIFLDSITRLARAWNTEVPHSGKILSGGVDANALQHPKRFFGAARCVEEGGSLTIIATALIDTGSKMDEVIFEEFKGTGNTELHLDRRMVEKRIWPAIDVNRSGTRREELLMSEEELKRVWILRRVLNDMNPVEAMELLVNRMKRTKTNDEFLLSMNLT
- the coaE gene encoding dephospho-CoA kinase (Dephospho-CoA kinase (CoaE) performs the final step in coenzyme A biosynthesis.) — protein: MIIVGVVGGIGSGKSAVCRWVAERDPSIRVIDADRDGHRALALPDVRDQLQAEFGPDILGPDGLVSRPALAARVFGPSAEQQAARLRLEQIVHPAIERLREQQLAEFDDGETITAVLLDAPLLLEAGWKHRCDAVVFIEVPREIRLQRVHARGWNSEELSRREASQWPIERKRAEADFIVDNGRTLDNSGSQMYEYIQRLVASAAK
- a CDS encoding ABC transporter permease gives rise to the protein MYKLLLSSRYLRTRFIALASIVSVMLGVATMIVVNSVMTGFSMQMRERIHGILADVMIETQSADGEDHPEHYIRAIEDAAGQYIEAITPTVEVYGMMTFHFMGMPFNRPVTLIGIDPHGKDLVSPLKEYLRSRQTRHEGETLVGPERPVDEPLDWSLSEPARKYRENWAPYERNRQEMAAMEGELAAPNVVMASADSNSSTAVEPADVSPFGPVDGMVDPFGESSGTSPDSTAPQPARLFVGEGLFSFLETGEDGKPVQKFVVLPGEDVSITTVKQGKPEPVSFKATVVDLFKSGMSEYDSTLVFCSLEHLQKFRGMMSPPEKPGAGATQPQIEKWMAAMNGWQSNENLDWRNGKFTTLQIKLKDPRTAGTVVDLLRRCRDLEFHRFQVKTWEQKQGPLLEAVEVESAILNVLLFLIITVAGFGILAIFYMIVVEKTRDIGILKALGASSRGVMSIFLGYGLALGIVGSGVGVGIGLLFVHYINEIEHVISWILGRKVFDENIYYFHEIPTVVQPGMVAWVALGAVVIAVLASVLPARRASSLHPVRALRFE